A part of Candida albicans SC5314 chromosome 2, complete sequence genomic DNA contains:
- a CDS encoding NAPDH-dependent diflavin reductase (Ortholog(s) have oxidoreductase activity, acting on NAD(P)H activity, role in iron-sulfur cluster assembly, nitric oxide biosynthetic process, oxidation-reduction process and mitochondrion localization), producing the protein MTGEITILYGSETGNAEEYAKYLKQRLRSYNLKPINLASLDDYPLKRLVTHTSYLIIICSTTGQGEIPRNGKKFMKFILKKKLPSDLFQHLQLTTFGVGDSSYVKYNYAIKKIHTRLMQLGCQLLSPRCEADEISPEGVDGYYIEWEAELIAALLNKFPSASKISSEAVPMPEYRISVSKSDTTIDPKEVIDNPIVSRLGKDGLKLGTVLENNRLTSSNHFQDVRDFKFSSNGLNYLPGDTVSLFPCNFDEDVDALLQSQPQWLKIADKPLNLKNFPHLEGGFADILTLRTLFKYHLDIMSIPRRSFFALLWHFVDPSTEDGEREQEKLKEFGSLDEPEELYDYANRPRRSILETLLEFENNLTIPVSYILDLFPLIRPRMFSIASCPSSKEVELVVAIVEYKTIIRKIRRGVCTRWLKNLKPGDQFLFSIQRSSFKYKDDNSPIIMVAPGTGIAPMKSLIDEVIQNNSKQELYLFFGCRFKEKDNLIESFWHGNENQNLHLVSAYSRDSNSKYRYVQDALFAHSELIGKLLIEQNAKVFVCGSSGKMPREVKITFVEIVKKFTGMDEGDAQKYIIGLEDNGRYKEDAW; encoded by the coding sequence ATGACAGGTGAAATAACTATATTATACGGATCTGAAACTGGTAATGCAGAAGAATATGCCAAGTACTTGAAACAAAGATTAAGATCTTacaatttgaaaccaaTCAACCTTGCATCACTAGACGATTATCCTTTGAAGCGATTAGTAACACACACTTCGtatttaattataatatGTTCTACAACAGGACAAGGAGAAATCCCTAGAAATGGGAAGAAGTTTATGAAATTTAtcttgaagaaaaaattaccTCTGGATTTATTCCAGCATTTGCAATTAACAACATTTGGTGTGGGAGACTCGTCGTATgttaaatataattatgctataaaaaaaattcacaCTAGATTAATGCAACTAGGGTGTCAGCTTTTATCTCCTCGGTGTGAGGCTGACGAGATTTCACCTGAAGGTGTTGATGGATACTATATTGAATGGGAGGCTGAACTTATTGCAGcattattaaacaaatttccAAGTGCCAGTAAAATTAGTTCTGAGGCTGTTCCAATGCCTGAATATAGAATTTCTGTTTCAAAAAGTGACACGACAATAGATCCAAAAGAGGTTATTGACAATCCCATTGTGTCACGACTTGGAAAAGATGGGCTCAAATTAGGCACTGTATTAGAAAACAACCGACTCACAAGTTCTAACCATTTCCAAGACGTTCGAGATTTTAAGTTTTCCAGCAATGGGTTGAACTATCTACCAGGAGATACTGTTTCATTGTTTCCATGTAACTTCGATGAGGATGTTGACGCGTTATTACAACTGCAGCCCCAATGGCTTAAAATCGCAGATAAAccattaaatttgaaaaattttccacATTTAGAGGGCGGGTTTGCTGACATCTTAACATTGAGAACGCTATTCAAGTACCATCTAGATATAATGTCTATTCCCAGACGAAGCTTTTTCGCTTTATTATGGCATTTTGTTGACCCATCGACTGAAGATGGAGAAagagaacaagaaaaattaaaggaGTTTGGCAGCTTAGATGAACCAGAAGAGTTGTATGATTACGCAAATAGACCAAGAAGGCTGATATTGGAAACTTTACTAGAATTCgaaaataatttaactaTACCGGTTTCGTATATTCTAGATTTGTTTCCTTTGATTAGACCAAGAATGTTTCTGATTGCATCATGTCCATCATCCAAAGAAGTTGAATTGGTTGTGGCAATTGTTGAATACAAAACAATCATAAGAAAAATAAGACGTGGGGTGTGTACTAGGTGGCTTAAGAATTTGAAACCGGGAGATCAATTCCTATTCTCGATACAAAGATCCAGTTTCAAGTATAAAGACGATAATAGCCCTATCATTATGGTGGCTCCAGGTACTGGTATAGCACCCATGAAGTCTTTGATTGATGAAGTGATACAAAACAACTCTAAGCAAGAgctttatttattttttggatGCCGCTTCAAAGAGAAGGATAATTTAATCGAATCGTTTTGGCATGGaaatgaaaatcaaaatctaCATTTAGTCAGTGCTTATTCAAGAGACTCGAATTCCAAATATAGGTACGTTCAAGATGCGTTGTTTGCCCATTCAGAACTAATTGGaaaattgttaattgaACAGAATGCAAAAGTGTTTGTATGTGGATCGAGTGGGAAAATGCCTAGAGAAGTAAAGATAACTTTTGTTGAAATAGTAAAGAAATTCACGGGAATGGACGAGGGAGATGCTCAAAAGTACATTATCGGCTTAGAGGACAATGGTAGGTATAAGGAAGATGCTTGGTAG